In Vibrio diazotrophicus, the following proteins share a genomic window:
- the cysI gene encoding assimilatory sulfite reductase (NADPH) hemoprotein subunit: protein MSTKIENNSQEVLGEVLGPLSDNERLKRESNFLRGTIEQDLQDRITGGFTADNFQLIRFHGMYQQDDRDIRNERTKQKLEPLHNVMLRARMPGGIIQPKQWLAIDKFATEHTMYGSIRLTTRQTFQFHGVLKPNIKLMHQTLNSIGIDSIATAGDVNRNVLCTSNPVESELHREAYEWAAKISEHLLPKTRAYAEIWLDGEKVETTDEEPILGSTYLPRKFKTTVVIPPHNDIDVHANDLSFVAIADNGKLVGFNVLVGGGLAMTHGDTSTYPRRADDLGYIPAEKTLDVAAAVVTTQRDWGNRSNRKNAKTKYTLDRVGVDVFKAEVEKRAGIQFEASRPYEFTERGDRIGWVEGIDGKFHLSLFIENGRLLDYPGKPLKTGVAEIAKIHKGDFRMTANQNLIVAGVLADQKDLIEKIAREHGLMDDSVSEQRKNSMACVAFPTCPLAMAEAERFLPSFVTDVEGILEKHNLPKEDNIILRVTGCPNGCGRAMLAELGLVGKAPGRYNLHLGGNRAGTRIPKMYKENITEQQILEEIDQLVERWSKEREAGEGFGDFTIRAGIIQEVVVSKRDFYA from the coding sequence ATGAGCACTAAAATCGAAAACAACAGCCAAGAAGTATTGGGCGAAGTGCTTGGCCCTCTGTCGGATAACGAGCGTTTAAAAAGAGAAAGTAATTTCCTACGTGGAACGATCGAGCAAGATCTGCAAGATCGTATCACTGGCGGATTCACAGCAGATAACTTCCAGCTTATTCGTTTCCACGGTATGTATCAGCAAGACGACCGTGATATTCGCAACGAACGAACTAAGCAAAAGCTGGAACCATTACATAATGTGATGCTTCGAGCTCGTATGCCTGGCGGGATTATTCAGCCTAAGCAATGGCTAGCTATCGACAAGTTCGCCACTGAACATACTATGTATGGAAGTATTCGTTTGACGACTCGCCAGACTTTCCAGTTCCACGGTGTATTAAAACCAAATATTAAGCTGATGCATCAGACACTCAATAGTATTGGTATTGATTCAATTGCTACCGCGGGCGACGTAAACCGAAACGTATTATGTACGTCTAACCCTGTTGAATCTGAGTTGCATCGAGAAGCTTATGAATGGGCGGCGAAAATTAGTGAACATTTACTACCAAAAACTCGTGCTTATGCGGAAATTTGGTTAGATGGTGAGAAAGTAGAAACAACGGACGAAGAACCTATTCTCGGAAGCACTTATCTTCCTCGTAAGTTCAAAACAACGGTTGTGATCCCTCCTCATAATGACATCGACGTGCATGCTAACGATCTTAGCTTTGTTGCTATTGCTGATAACGGCAAGCTGGTGGGCTTCAATGTTCTCGTAGGAGGTGGTCTAGCCATGACTCATGGTGATACGTCTACTTACCCTCGTCGTGCGGATGACTTAGGTTATATTCCAGCAGAAAAAACATTAGACGTAGCAGCGGCAGTGGTGACAACTCAACGTGATTGGGGTAACCGTTCAAATCGTAAGAATGCGAAAACCAAATACACACTAGATCGTGTGGGTGTTGATGTATTTAAAGCTGAAGTCGAGAAGCGGGCTGGAATTCAGTTTGAAGCAAGTCGTCCTTATGAGTTCACTGAGCGTGGCGATCGTATTGGTTGGGTAGAAGGTATCGATGGCAAGTTCCATCTCTCTCTATTTATAGAGAATGGCCGTTTACTTGATTATCCTGGTAAACCTCTAAAAACGGGCGTTGCTGAAATTGCGAAGATCCACAAAGGTGACTTCCGCATGACTGCAAACCAGAACTTAATTGTTGCGGGTGTACTTGCCGACCAAAAAGATCTGATTGAGAAGATTGCACGTGAACATGGTTTGATGGATGACTCTGTCAGCGAGCAGCGTAAGAATTCAATGGCGTGTGTGGCGTTTCCAACGTGTCCGCTTGCAATGGCAGAAGCAGAACGTTTCCTTCCTTCTTTTGTTACTGATGTTGAGGGAATTCTCGAAAAACACAATCTGCCAAAAGAAGACAACATCATCTTGCGTGTCACAGGCTGTCCAAATGGTTGTGGCCGTGCGATGTTGGCGGAACTTGGTCTGGTGGGTAAAGCGCCAGGTCGTTATAACTTGCATCTCGGTGGTAACAGAGCGGGTACGCGAATTCCTAAGATGTATAAAGAGAACATCACTGAGCAACAGATCTTAGAAGAGATCGATCAGCTAGTGGAGCGCTGGTCGAAAGAGCGTGAAGCAGGTGAAGGTTTTGGCGATTTCACTATCCGAGCTGGGATCATTCAAGAAGTTGTTGTATCTAAGAGGGACTTTTATGCTTGA
- a CDS encoding TIGR04219 family outer membrane beta-barrel protein, whose amino-acid sequence MNKPIVAVFTSLLMIGSAPVWCANSPVGVNVAADMWLPSTKIDNTRRDDANSPVLNLAFEHQLPYLPNISVRYTNMDADYASYDKLDYTFYYNILERDLMTFDAGISMTQYANSEYKATDGQKYSFDDLTFNWYAHAEISVPETNFDIIGQFEFGDSDGIKSSDVIAGVQYVVPLAEGDLSFRGGYRVIDLEFTDLATASPNNKMSYVFADGWFLGTQFKF is encoded by the coding sequence ATGAACAAACCTATCGTAGCCGTATTTACTTCTCTACTCATGATAGGCTCGGCTCCTGTTTGGTGTGCCAACTCGCCTGTTGGGGTGAACGTTGCCGCTGATATGTGGTTACCAAGTACTAAAATTGATAATACACGTCGTGATGACGCGAACTCTCCTGTCTTGAATTTGGCGTTCGAGCATCAGCTACCGTATTTGCCTAATATTAGTGTTAGGTATACCAATATGGATGCCGACTATGCTTCTTACGATAAACTCGACTACACCTTCTATTACAATATCTTAGAGCGTGATTTGATGACGTTCGATGCGGGCATTTCGATGACCCAGTATGCGAACAGTGAATATAAAGCAACAGATGGGCAGAAGTACTCGTTCGATGATCTGACGTTTAACTGGTATGCACATGCTGAAATCTCTGTTCCGGAAACCAATTTCGACATCATTGGTCAATTTGAGTTTGGTGATAGTGACGGCATAAAGAGTTCGGATGTGATTGCTGGGGTTCAGTATGTTGTGCCTTTAGCTGAGGGCGATCTTTCTTTCCGCGGCGGCTATCGAGTGATTGACCTTGAATTCACCGATTTAGCGACCGCTTCCCCGAACAACAAAATGTCATATGTGTTCGCAGACGGTTGGTTCCTAGGCACTCAGTTTAAGTTTTAA
- the pspG gene encoding envelope stress response protein PspG — MFEIIFILVFVATLLVTGLTLMSVFAAIGLSLLVMLVLGMFGMAIKLLPWILAIAVIVWIFRQGDKAPR; from the coding sequence ATGTTCGAGATTATCTTTATATTGGTTTTTGTGGCGACATTGCTGGTGACAGGGCTAACTCTTATGAGTGTGTTTGCCGCGATTGGCTTATCTTTATTAGTGATGCTGGTGCTCGGTATGTTTGGCATGGCGATTAAACTGTTACCTTGGATATTGGCGATTGCAGTGATTGTGTGGATTTTTCGTCAGGGAGATAAAGCGCCACGTTAA
- a CDS encoding phosphoadenylyl-sulfate reductase — MLDTVSVPDLSELLTLTKVEQTLRLAEVNAYLESLTAQERVEWAFENLPGTHAVSSSFGIQAALMLHLVSSIKADVPVVLTDTGYLFPETYQFIDELTQRLNLNLQIYKSELTPAWQEARFGKLWEQGVEGIEQYNRLNKVEPMRKALEELSVGVWFSGLRREQSQSRATLPILAVQNGVFKFLPVIDWTNKDVHYYLKDNDLPYHPLWEQGYLSVGDTHTTRKWEPGMAEEETRFFGLKRECGLHEDNN; from the coding sequence ATGCTTGATACTGTCTCTGTGCCTGATTTGTCAGAACTGCTCACTCTGACAAAAGTGGAACAAACACTTCGTCTTGCAGAAGTTAATGCTTATCTTGAAAGTTTAACCGCTCAAGAACGTGTGGAATGGGCATTCGAAAACTTACCGGGCACTCATGCAGTATCTTCAAGTTTCGGTATTCAAGCAGCTTTAATGCTACATCTTGTATCGAGTATTAAAGCTGATGTGCCTGTAGTCTTGACGGATACAGGCTACTTGTTCCCAGAAACCTATCAGTTTATTGATGAGTTAACTCAGCGTTTGAATCTGAATTTGCAAATCTATAAGTCTGAACTGACGCCAGCATGGCAAGAAGCGCGTTTTGGTAAACTTTGGGAGCAGGGTGTCGAGGGGATCGAACAATACAACCGTCTTAATAAAGTAGAGCCAATGCGCAAAGCTTTAGAAGAACTGTCTGTCGGAGTTTGGTTTTCAGGTTTGCGCCGAGAGCAATCTCAATCTAGAGCAACGTTGCCTATATTAGCGGTTCAAAATGGCGTGTTTAAGTTTCTCCCTGTTATCGATTGGACGAATAAAGATGTCCACTATTACCTAAAAGATAATGACCTTCCATATCATCCTCTTTGGGAACAAGGTTACCTGTCGGTTGGTGATACACACACAACTCGTAAATGGGAGCCTGGAATGGCAGAAGAGGAAACTCGTTTCTTCGGCTTGAAGCGAGAATGTGGTCTTCATGAAGATAACAACTAA
- a CDS encoding assimilatory sulfite reductase (NADPH) flavoprotein subunit yields the protein MNKEVVTMSSGNTIPKELVSLTGPLNDSQLNQLQQTVSQLSPQQLAWVSGYFWGLSQSQSVTTNSPLNQASAFAIAKPDSQLTIIYASQTGNAKGVAEALEHEAQAAGVAVRLFDASDYKGKDLAKETHVIFVASTNGEGEAPDNALELHEFLQSKKAPKLPNLEYGVIGLGDSSYEFFCQTGKDFDAFLEKLGAKRFIDRVDCDVDYDQPAAEWRAKVIEIVKESLASTQAEVVQLPVGQTSVSHSQYTKQNPYTATLLTSQKITGRDSGKDVRHIEIDLESSGLTYQPGDALGVWYENSSELASAVAGAVGLSGVESVDVDGESLSIHSALVSKYEITAANPQFITKFAELSGSEKLQALVADKDKLREYSSNTQILDVLKEKQTKLSAEELVSLLRRLTPRLYSIASSQSEVDEEVHLTVGIVEYEQGEEVRQGGASSFLGRRLEEGDEVKIFIEHNNNFKLPQDDSTPIIMVGPGTGIAPFRSFIQERDNRGAEGKNWLFFGDRTFTQDFLYQVEWQKYLKSGALSRLDVAFSRDQHEKVYVQHRILEQAEQVWQWLQEGAYIYICGDATRMAKDVHEALVIVAEQQGGLTREKAEEYLNELRKAKRYQRDVY from the coding sequence ATGAATAAGGAAGTCGTGACAATGTCTTCAGGAAATACCATACCAAAAGAGCTGGTTAGTTTAACTGGCCCGCTAAACGACTCGCAGTTAAATCAGCTGCAACAAACGGTTTCACAACTTTCACCTCAGCAACTAGCGTGGGTGAGCGGTTATTTTTGGGGTTTAAGTCAATCTCAATCAGTGACAACGAACTCACCTCTTAATCAGGCTTCAGCATTTGCTATTGCTAAACCAGATAGCCAGTTAACCATCATCTATGCTTCGCAAACGGGTAATGCAAAAGGTGTTGCAGAAGCGCTTGAGCATGAGGCGCAAGCTGCTGGTGTTGCAGTTCGTCTGTTTGACGCAAGTGATTACAAAGGCAAAGACTTAGCCAAAGAGACGCACGTTATTTTCGTCGCTTCAACCAACGGTGAAGGTGAAGCGCCAGATAATGCTCTCGAGTTGCATGAATTTCTACAATCAAAGAAAGCACCAAAGCTGCCGAATTTGGAATATGGTGTGATTGGTTTGGGTGATTCCAGCTATGAGTTTTTCTGCCAGACGGGTAAAGACTTCGATGCATTCCTAGAAAAGTTAGGCGCGAAACGTTTTATCGACCGAGTTGACTGTGACGTTGATTACGATCAGCCTGCAGCAGAGTGGCGAGCTAAAGTCATTGAAATTGTCAAAGAATCGTTGGCAAGTACTCAAGCTGAAGTTGTTCAACTGCCAGTCGGTCAGACGTCAGTCTCTCACTCTCAATACACAAAACAAAATCCGTATACAGCAACCTTACTGACTAGCCAAAAAATCACAGGTCGCGATTCAGGAAAAGACGTTCGTCATATTGAAATTGATTTAGAAAGCTCAGGTTTGACTTATCAGCCGGGTGACGCTCTAGGTGTTTGGTATGAGAACAGTTCTGAATTGGCAAGCGCTGTAGCAGGGGCCGTAGGCTTATCAGGCGTTGAAAGTGTAGATGTTGATGGAGAAAGTCTTTCTATTCATAGCGCTCTGGTCAGTAAATATGAAATTACTGCAGCAAATCCTCAGTTCATCACTAAGTTTGCTGAGCTATCGGGCAGTGAAAAGCTACAAGCTCTGGTCGCAGACAAAGATAAACTTCGTGAGTACTCATCAAATACTCAAATTCTTGATGTATTAAAAGAGAAGCAAACCAAGCTGTCAGCTGAAGAGCTAGTCTCTTTGTTACGTCGTTTAACGCCTCGTCTTTATTCTATTGCATCCAGTCAGTCCGAAGTGGATGAAGAAGTGCATTTGACAGTTGGTATCGTTGAATACGAACAAGGTGAAGAAGTTCGCCAAGGCGGAGCTTCTAGCTTCTTAGGTCGCAGACTGGAAGAGGGCGATGAAGTTAAAATTTTCATCGAACACAATAACAACTTCAAACTGCCACAGGATGACTCTACACCGATCATCATGGTTGGTCCGGGTACTGGCATTGCACCATTCCGCAGTTTCATCCAAGAGCGTGATAATCGTGGCGCAGAGGGTAAGAACTGGTTGTTCTTCGGTGATCGTACTTTCACTCAAGATTTCTTGTATCAAGTAGAGTGGCAGAAATATCTGAAGTCAGGCGCTTTGAGTCGTTTGGATGTGGCATTTAGCCGTGACCAACATGAAAAAGTGTATGTTCAGCACCGCATTCTTGAGCAAGCCGAACAGGTTTGGCAGTGGCTTCAAGAAGGCGCGTATATCTATATCTGTGGCGATGCAACTCGTATGGCGAAAGATGTCCATGAAGCACTAGTTATTGTTGCAGAGCAGCAAGGTGGCCTGACTCGAGAAAAGGCTGAAGAGTATTTGAATGAACTTCGTAAAGCGAAACGTTACCAAAGGGATGTTTATTAA